One Pseudochaenichthys georgianus chromosome 7, fPseGeo1.2, whole genome shotgun sequence DNA segment encodes these proteins:
- the ppdpfb gene encoding pancreatic progenitor cell differentiation and proliferation factor B: MALFQQAGSLVATTDYYRRRIGSTSSSSSCGSSEYSGEVIPHHPGLPKQDSGHWWSSFFFGKQPGMTPLTEEAQQKARVQGAVTNGQITCVAREMVMRRQVSESSDAGTSS; the protein is encoded by the exons ATGGCTCTATTCCAGCAGGCGGGTTCTCTCGTGGCCACCACTGATTACTATCGAA GGCGCATCGGCTCTACATCCAGTAGCAGCTCTTGCGGCAGTTCGGAGTACAGTGGAGAGGTCATCCCTCACCATCCAG GACTCCCTAAGCAGGACTCTGGCCATTGGTGGTCCAGTTTCTTCTTTGGGAAACAGCCGGGGATGACTCCACTGACTGAGGAGGCACAGCAGAA GGCGAGGGTCCAAGGTGCAGTGACCAATGGTCAGATCACCTGCGTTGCCAGGGAGATGGTGATGCGACGGCAGGTGAGTGAGAGCAGCGACGCCGGAACCTCCTCCTGA
- the LOC117449933 gene encoding G2/M phase-specific E3 ubiquitin-protein ligase-like isoform X1: MPSLKTFLEYRSKKSDERLNFSCQKRKVKKKEQTQVQINIGIMSLQKNIMKPVRGKTLPLILDPDTDAAGLHGLAVKKMTDFNSDMDQGPYVLIYPDTSEVINIPGTSTPFNLREYKKEIGKTYNRIALFICLESDYDKGEQQDASDSDLEVFVRRNRRTEPWEPEHESTPKSIAEKTSSSRASYQSEKEEILISDTDDPKEGTSQSWRNTATSVPDTPSNMTAVRSTVNPLYSTYTQLYAPIAIDEDEDGSQDFNVVPISADPAKEAVFKDGLASLHFLDALCQHPSVLAPVLCHTDKRLTSVEVERLFLPQLSPAGSNRRTTETVALSFWADYLMDCEEQGPVSLEELYMFITGLKTEPPAGMTPHPCVTFSQETIYPLANTCANTITLPLLGTYANFKANMDFGIQNSPGFGCL; the protein is encoded by the exons ATGCCATCCCTGAAAACTTTCCTCGAGTACAGAAGTAAGAAGTCAGACGAAAGGCTTAATTTCTCTTGCCAGAAGAGAAAAGTGAAGAAGAAAGAACAGACACAAGTACAG ataAACATTGGAATCATGTCTCTTCAAAAGAACATCATGAAACCTGTCAGAGGGAAAACTCTTCCACTGATTCTGGATCCTGACACTGACGCAGCTGGGTTGCATGGATTGGCAGTCAAGAAGATGACTGACTTTAATTCAGATATGGATCAGGGCCCCTATGTCCTCATTTACCCAGACACATCAGAAGTCATTAATATTCCTGGTACTTCAACGCCATTTAATCTGAGAGAGTATAAAAAGGAAATAGGGAAAACCTACAACCGAATTGCTCTCTTTATATGTCTTGAATCAGATTATGACAAAG GTGAACAACAAGATGCATCAGACTCTGATCTGGAAGTCTTCGTGAGACGCAACAGACGGACTGAG CCCTGGGAACCTGAGCATGAAAGTACTCCAAAAAGCATTGCAGAGAAAACAAG CTCTTCCAGGGCATCATATCAGAGTGAAAAGGAAGAG ATACTCATTTCGGACACTGATGACCCCAAAGAGGGCACTTCTCAAAGTTGGAGGAACACTGCTACAAG TGTTCCAGATACCCCTTCCAACATGACTGCTGTGAGGTCCACTGTCAACCCATTGTACAG CACATACACACAGTTGTATGCTCCCATTGCAATTGATGAAGATGAGGACGGGAGTCAAGATTTCAATGTTGTGCCCATAAGCGCTGACCCTGCAAAGGAAGCTGT ATTCAAAGATGGACTGGCTAGCCTACACTTTTTGGATGCCCTTTGCCAACATCCGAGTGTACTGGCTCCAGTGCTGTGTCATACGGACAAGAGGCTGACTTCAGTTGAAGTGGAACGACTCTTCTTACCACAGCTCAGTCCAGCAGGGAGCAACAGGAGGACGACAGAAACCGTGGCACTCAGCTTCTGGGCAGACTATTTGATGGACTGTGAAG AACAAGGACCAGTGTCACTGGAGGAGTTGTACATGTTCATCACGggcctgaagacagaacccccTGCAGGAATGACACCCCATCCATGTGTCACGTTTTCACAGGAGACTATATATCCCCTGGCAAACACCTGTGCAAACACCATAACACTTCCACTACTAGGAACGTACGCTAATTTCAAAGCCAATATGGACTTTGGCATCCAAAACTCCCCAGGTTTTGGATGTCTGTGA
- the LOC117449933 gene encoding uncharacterized protein isoform X2, with protein MPSLKTFLEYRSKKSDERLNFSCQKRKVKKKEQTQVQINIGIMSLQKNIMKPVRGKTLPLILDPDTDAAGLHGLAVKKMTDFNSDMDQGPYVLIYPDTSEVINIPGTSTPFNLREYKKEIGKTYNRIALFICLESDYDKGEQQDASDSDLEVFVRRNRRTEPWEPEHESTPKSIAEKTSSSRASYQSEKEEILISDTDDPKEGTSQSWRNTATSVPDTPSNMTAVRSTVNPLYSTYTQLYAPIAIDEDEDGSQDFNVVPISADPAKEAVDTSISAAHIIENLADAIDHNTVSRFNITRSNVWDGAVRGFRRSTFCEKSDLLVRFTDDAGSVEEGIDAGGPRREFLTLLMSFLQSRPIFEGPPQSRYLVYNAAGLLSDQPLHSWI; from the exons ATGCCATCCCTGAAAACTTTCCTCGAGTACAGAAGTAAGAAGTCAGACGAAAGGCTTAATTTCTCTTGCCAGAAGAGAAAAGTGAAGAAGAAAGAACAGACACAAGTACAG ataAACATTGGAATCATGTCTCTTCAAAAGAACATCATGAAACCTGTCAGAGGGAAAACTCTTCCACTGATTCTGGATCCTGACACTGACGCAGCTGGGTTGCATGGATTGGCAGTCAAGAAGATGACTGACTTTAATTCAGATATGGATCAGGGCCCCTATGTCCTCATTTACCCAGACACATCAGAAGTCATTAATATTCCTGGTACTTCAACGCCATTTAATCTGAGAGAGTATAAAAAGGAAATAGGGAAAACCTACAACCGAATTGCTCTCTTTATATGTCTTGAATCAGATTATGACAAAG GTGAACAACAAGATGCATCAGACTCTGATCTGGAAGTCTTCGTGAGACGCAACAGACGGACTGAG CCCTGGGAACCTGAGCATGAAAGTACTCCAAAAAGCATTGCAGAGAAAACAAG CTCTTCCAGGGCATCATATCAGAGTGAAAAGGAAGAG ATACTCATTTCGGACACTGATGACCCCAAAGAGGGCACTTCTCAAAGTTGGAGGAACACTGCTACAAG TGTTCCAGATACCCCTTCCAACATGACTGCTGTGAGGTCCACTGTCAACCCATTGTACAG CACATACACACAGTTGTATGCTCCCATTGCAATTGATGAAGATGAGGACGGGAGTCAAGATTTCAATGTTGTGCCCATAAGCGCTGACCCTGCAAAGGAAGCTGT GGATACAAGTATATCTGCAGCCCATATTATTGAAAACTTAGCAGATGCCATAGACCACAACACTGTCAGCAGATTCAACATAACTCGCTCAAATGTTTGGGATGGAGCTGTCAGAGGGTTCAGACGTTCAACCTTCTGTGAAAAGTCTGACTTGCTTGTGAGGTTCACGGATGATGCAGGCTCTGTGGAAGAAGGAATAGACGCAGGTGGACCAAGGCGAGAATTTCTGACACTCCTCATGAGCTTTTTGCAGTCTCGGCCTATTTTTGAGGGACCTCCACAGAGTCGGTACTTGGTGTACAATGCTGCAGGTTTGTTGTcagaccagcccttgcataGTTGGATTTAA